From a single Ornithorhynchus anatinus isolate Pmale09 chromosome 4, mOrnAna1.pri.v4, whole genome shotgun sequence genomic region:
- the RNF183 gene encoding E3 ubiquitin-protein ligase RNF183 — protein sequence MNGAPDRTAPTAAPAEPAESSQPPGLIPECPICYAAYDNAFQRPLLLPCAHTFCLECLARLCLFLKQAQLFPCPLCRTPVLVPTGGVPRLPTDTDVVVRLPPWMQTLPDIWLEGHRLCWVRPTSPPAASPEMLVTLELLTHRPPLLQRPQPGELVAVHQGHRLPGGRELGQLLWKWKVTLLWILLILTLLVIVPTYLYGFHK from the coding sequence ATGAACGGTGCTCCGGACCGGACCGCACCAACTGCAGCCCCAGCAGAGCCGGCGGAGTCTTCACAGCCTCCGGGTCTCATCCCCGAGTGCCCCATCTGCTACGCTGCCTATGACAATGCCTTCCAgagacctctgctcctcccgtgtGCTCACACCTTCTGCCTGGAGTGCCTGGCTCGACTCTGCCTCTTCCTGAAACAAGCGCAGCTTTTCCCCTGCCCCCTGTGCAGGACGCCTGTCTTGGTGCCCACCGGAGGGGTCCCCAGGCTCCCAACCGACACGGATGTGGTGGTCCGGCTCCCTCCCTGGATGCAGACCCTGCCTGACATCTGGCTGGAGGGACACCGTCTATGCTGGGTCAGGCCCACCAGCCCACCGGCAGCCAGCCCAGAGATGCTGGTCACCCTGGAGCTATTGACCCACCGTCCCCCGCTCCTGCAGCGACCCCAGCCTGGCGAGCTGGTGGCTGTCCATCAGGGCCACAggctccccgggggcagggagCTAGGCCAGCTTCTCTGGAAGTGGAAGGTCACCCTGCTCTGGATCCTGCTCATTCTGACCTTGCTGGTCATCGTGCCCACGTACCTGTATGGGTTTCACAAGTGA